From Calothrix sp. PCC 6303, a single genomic window includes:
- a CDS encoding nuclear transport factor 2 family protein — protein MIAHDIDAFVNCFANDFVGEQPLHPKQNVTGAEQVRKNWTGIFAQVPDLQAKLIAHTIAGDMGWSEWHWQGKHINSTEFNMRGVVIVGLRENTIAWARLYMEPVESLPE, from the coding sequence CTGATTGCTCATGACATTGATGCGTTCGTGAACTGCTTTGCTAATGACTTTGTGGGTGAACAGCCACTACACCCGAAGCAAAACGTCACTGGCGCAGAACAGGTGCGAAAGAACTGGACTGGCATCTTTGCTCAAGTTCCTGACCTCCAAGCAAAATTGATTGCCCATACGATCGCTGGTGACATGGGTTGGTCGGAGTGGCATTGGCAAGGAAAACATATAAACAGCACAGAATTCAATATGCGAGGCGTTGTCATTGTTGGACTAAGAGAAAACACGATTGCATGGGCGCGGCTGTACATGGAGCCAGTTGAAAGCCTACCAGAGTAG
- a CDS encoding CPBP family intramembrane glutamic endopeptidase, whose amino-acid sequence MNLQLLSQRSAPVRIFIFLSILGISALPLVISVYLLLEKAKIDTNWAMLCFALGLIILLPWWNKYIHQQPDQFQHYGLEVSRQNGVELLRGLAIGLISIQILFVLQGLLGWLQWQQPNSSIFRFILEAIPTALGTALAEELLFRGWIYDELERDYKPNIVIWASSLIFAVSHFLKPLPEIIRTSPQFFGLLLLALTLAWAKQNHRRRLGLSIGIHAGLIWGWYVINVGKLIKYSGTVPQWVTGVNDNPLAGVMGIIFLFLLALWMRQSRKNNLTKQ is encoded by the coding sequence ATGAATCTGCAACTTTTATCCCAGCGATCAGCACCAGTTAGAATTTTTATATTTTTATCTATACTGGGGATTTCTGCTCTACCTTTAGTAATATCTGTATATTTACTCCTAGAAAAAGCAAAAATTGATACTAATTGGGCAATGTTATGTTTTGCCTTGGGATTAATTATTCTTCTACCCTGGTGGAATAAATATATTCACCAACAACCAGACCAATTTCAACACTATGGATTAGAAGTTAGTCGCCAAAACGGTGTTGAACTTCTACGGGGTTTAGCCATTGGCTTAATTAGTATTCAAATCTTATTTGTGCTTCAAGGTTTGCTTGGTTGGTTACAATGGCAACAACCCAATTCTTCGATATTTAGATTTATTTTGGAAGCAATTCCCACCGCTTTGGGAACAGCTTTAGCTGAAGAATTACTTTTTCGTGGTTGGATATACGATGAATTAGAACGAGACTACAAACCAAATATAGTTATTTGGGCAAGTTCGCTAATTTTTGCTGTGTCCCATTTCCTCAAACCTCTTCCAGAAATTATTCGCACTTCACCACAATTTTTCGGCTTGTTGCTATTAGCGTTGACTTTAGCTTGGGCAAAACAAAATCATCGGCGACGTTTGGGTTTATCAATCGGTATCCATGCAGGTTTAATTTGGGGATGGTATGTAATTAATGTCGGTAAATTAATTAAATATTCAGGTACAGTACCGCAATGGGTGACGGGTGTTAATGATAATCCACTAGCAGGAGTAATGGGAATTATATTTTTGTTCCTATTGGCTTTGTGGATGCGTCAGAGTAGAAAAAACAATCTCACAAAACAATAA
- a CDS encoding exosortase-dependent surface protein XDP2, whose amino-acid sequence MFFLINYRDDGQINNSLWYKIMRLQKHKIQNISATLALTIGTFLSISNSSQAAIFTTNFTQIGGSKGDIELNSITQNGETFDSFISIKNVEIDWTKTTKVDQTKGTRSNGETGSGSINNTGSLSTEKTDNSTSSILVSGTKDVTNDQVKEVFNDKYLSTFLDGEDDGFFSMKMFFDQKITQDNTGLDSLFFWERGMNSDLTVSAVDEKGKVIGQSVKLVRTGGLSTEKNNLSNLQTTLTKLSSIDIPTSQTQIATTRQEINTLNNTIVTLTSQIPNLEGNVQTSQSKVDSLNAQLAVRGLSNRDRRNLNSQLSTANTELNNAKKALTSTNNSLTSTQNTLTTKNTALETQTKNLQLLESQVSTTQSKIETSKTDIANRESNYAGFDINSLEINNTQKVGSWGVNLKQFGVKSIYGILLQGNGVADSGADIVGVVARRKVPESSNLFGLAVVGGIAYFYRRNQKSRKMSLL is encoded by the coding sequence ATGTTTTTTTTGATTAACTACAGAGATGATGGACAGATAAATAATTCTCTCTGGTATAAGATCATGAGACTACAAAAACATAAAATACAAAATATTTCAGCGACGCTTGCTCTAACAATTGGTACTTTCTTAAGTATTAGTAACAGTTCTCAAGCGGCTATTTTTACTACTAACTTTACTCAAATAGGTGGTTCAAAAGGAGATATAGAGCTTAACTCCATTACTCAAAATGGTGAAACATTTGACAGCTTCATCAGTATTAAAAATGTAGAGATTGATTGGACTAAAACCACCAAAGTAGATCAAACTAAAGGTACAAGAAGCAATGGAGAAACAGGAAGTGGCTCAATAAATAATACAGGTTCTCTCAGTACTGAGAAAACTGACAATAGCACCTCTAGTATACTAGTTTCTGGCACTAAAGATGTAACAAATGATCAGGTAAAAGAAGTATTCAATGACAAGTATCTCAGTACTTTTCTTGATGGGGAAGATGATGGCTTCTTTTCGATGAAAATGTTCTTCGATCAAAAAATTACTCAAGATAATACAGGATTGGATAGTCTATTCTTCTGGGAAAGAGGAATGAATAGCGATCTTACCGTTTCAGCGGTTGATGAAAAAGGTAAAGTTATTGGACAATCAGTTAAACTTGTACGCACAGGAGGACTAAGTACAGAAAAAAATAATTTGTCTAACTTACAAACAACATTGACAAAACTCTCATCTATCGATATTCCGACATCTCAAACTCAAATAGCTACTACCAGACAAGAAATAAATACTCTAAATAATACAATCGTTACCTTAACATCTCAAATTCCAAATCTGGAAGGTAATGTTCAAACATCTCAGTCAAAAGTTGATAGTTTAAATGCTCAGTTAGCTGTAAGAGGCTTATCGAATAGAGATAGAAGAAATCTAAATTCTCAGCTATCAACCGCAAATACAGAACTGAATAACGCCAAAAAAGCATTAACCAGTACTAACAATAGCTTAACATCAACCCAAAATACATTAACGACAAAAAATACCGCATTAGAAACACAAACCAAAAATCTGCAACTGCTTGAAAGTCAAGTCAGCACTACTCAATCTAAAATTGAAACATCAAAAACTGACATAGCCAACCGCGAAAGTAATTATGCAGGTTTTGATATCAACTCTCTCGAAATTAATAACACTCAAAAAGTCGGTTCTTGGGGTGTTAATCTCAAGCAATTTGGGGTCAAGAGTATATATGGGATTCTTCTTCAGGGTAATGGGGTAGCAGATAGCGGTGCTGATATTGTTGGCGTTGTCGCACGCAGAAAAGTCCCCGAATCTTCCAACTTATTCGGCTTGGCAGTAGTTGGTGGGATTGCCTACTTCTACCGTCGTAATCAGAAATCTAGAAAAATGTCTCTTCTTTAA
- a CDS encoding photosystem II high light acclimation radical SAM protein codes for MEAQTATLENRILYVRLPCNPIFPIGVVYLSDHVHKLFPNIEQRIFDLGTVPPLDYASALEQCVDEFKPTLLVFSWRDIQIYAPVGGRGGNPLQNAFEFYYAKNPLIKLRGALGGLRIFTAYYVELWRNLGLIKRGLKRAQSYHQEARVIVGGGAVSVFYEQLGKSLPTGTVVSVGEGETLLTKILGGQEFRDERCYVVGEDRPRDRLIHEQPTPLEKSACNYDYIETIWSEFSYYLQEKDFYIGVQTKRGCPHNCCYCVYTVVEGKQVRINPSDEVVNEIRQLYNRGVRNFWFTDAQFIPAKKFIDDAIELLKKIVDSGMTDIKWAAYIRADNLNPELCDLMVKTGMNYFEIGITSGSQELVRKMRMGYNLRVVLQNCRDLKAAGFNDLVSVNYSFNVIDERPETIRQTIAYHRELERIFGADKVEPAIFFIGLQPHTHLEEYAFKENILKPGYDPMSLMPWTAKKLLWNPEPLGSLFGEVCLQAWRQNPNDFGREVMNILETRFGCAPLEEALTAPIEPKTKQLVSV; via the coding sequence ATGGAAGCTCAAACAGCCACTTTGGAAAACCGAATTCTTTATGTTCGCCTTCCTTGCAACCCCATCTTCCCGATAGGAGTTGTCTACCTAAGCGATCATGTTCATAAGTTGTTTCCCAATATCGAACAGCGGATTTTTGATTTGGGAACTGTGCCACCTTTAGATTATGCTTCAGCTTTAGAGCAATGCGTAGATGAATTTAAACCGACGCTATTAGTATTTTCGTGGCGGGATATTCAAATTTATGCACCGGTGGGTGGAAGAGGCGGAAACCCACTGCAAAATGCCTTTGAATTTTATTATGCTAAGAACCCCTTAATCAAATTACGGGGTGCATTGGGCGGTTTACGGATTTTTACCGCTTACTATGTGGAATTGTGGCGTAACTTAGGTTTAATTAAAAGAGGGCTAAAACGTGCCCAAAGTTACCATCAGGAAGCCCGTGTGATTGTTGGCGGTGGTGCAGTTAGTGTATTTTATGAGCAATTGGGTAAAAGTTTGCCAACAGGGACAGTAGTTTCGGTGGGTGAAGGTGAAACCTTGCTCACAAAAATACTTGGTGGGCAAGAATTCCGGGATGAAAGATGCTACGTTGTAGGGGAAGATCGTCCACGCGATCGCTTAATCCATGAACAGCCTACACCACTGGAAAAAAGCGCTTGTAACTACGACTATATCGAAACTATTTGGTCGGAATTTAGCTACTATCTCCAAGAGAAAGATTTTTATATAGGTGTTCAAACCAAGCGAGGTTGCCCCCATAACTGCTGTTATTGTGTCTACACAGTTGTTGAAGGAAAACAAGTCCGGATTAATCCCAGCGATGAAGTAGTCAACGAAATTCGCCAACTCTACAACCGTGGTGTTCGTAACTTCTGGTTTACCGATGCCCAATTTATTCCAGCCAAAAAGTTTATCGATGATGCCATAGAATTACTCAAAAAAATAGTTGATTCTGGCATGACAGATATCAAATGGGCTGCATATATTCGGGCTGATAATTTAAACCCAGAATTATGCGATTTAATGGTAAAAACTGGGATGAACTACTTTGAAATAGGTATTACCAGTGGTTCCCAAGAGTTGGTCAGAAAAATGCGGATGGGTTACAATCTCCGCGTAGTTTTGCAAAACTGCCGCGATTTAAAAGCAGCAGGATTTAACGATTTAGTTTCTGTCAATTACTCCTTTAATGTGATTGATGAACGTCCCGAAACCATCCGGCAAACCATAGCATACCACCGCGAACTCGAACGGATATTTGGCGCAGATAAAGTTGAACCTGCTATTTTCTTTATTGGTTTACAACCTCACACACACCTGGAAGAATATGCCTTTAAGGAAAATATTCTCAAACCAGGTTACGATCCAATGAGTTTGATGCCGTGGACAGCCAAAAAACTGCTATGGAATCCTGAACCTCTCGGTTCTTTATTTGGTGAAGTTTGCTTACAAGCTTGGCGACAAAATCCCAACGACTTTGGACGAGAAGTAATGAATATTCTGGAGACTAGATTTGGTTGTGCGCCTTTAGAAGAGGCACTCACAGCACCAATTGAGCCAAAAACAAAACAATTAGTTAGCGTTTAG
- a CDS encoding DUF1830 domain-containing protein, producing MAQILDSLPPEQSGKILCCYVNATSKIQVARITNIPNWYFERVVFPGQRLAFEAPRAAHLEIHTGMMASAILSDNIPCDRLVISEPSDPEPETNSTTEDENTCKNTIAPSIDNSTGDTPKNFKIAGLV from the coding sequence ATGGCTCAAATTTTAGACTCTCTACCACCTGAGCAATCTGGAAAGATTCTCTGCTGCTACGTCAATGCCACGAGTAAAATCCAGGTGGCACGCATCACCAACATTCCAAATTGGTACTTTGAACGGGTAGTATTTCCCGGACAGAGGTTGGCATTTGAAGCACCTCGTGCGGCTCATTTAGAAATTCACACTGGAATGATGGCAAGTGCGATTTTGTCAGATAATATTCCATGCGATCGCTTAGTTATTAGTGAACCAAGTGATCCTGAGCCAGAAACGAATTCAACAACGGAAGATGAAAATACCTGTAAAAATACAATTGCACCATCAATTGATAACAGTACTGGGGATACACCAAAAAATTTTAAAATTGCTGGTTTAGTATAG
- a CDS encoding SH3 domain-containing protein, translating into MFKYIVAASLILSSAAALPASAEEMGPGIGRISRSSNGYTAYVCTNNTSSSLTLRTGAGKDYNQIRQIPHGRNIQVLDSTGSRDGFRWFNVSYRGNSGWVRSDYVCTR; encoded by the coding sequence ATGTTTAAGTATATCGTCGCTGCCTCATTAATTCTTTCTTCCGCAGCAGCATTACCCGCATCAGCCGAAGAAATGGGTCCAGGAATTGGTCGCATATCTCGCTCTAGCAACGGCTACACAGCTTACGTATGCACCAACAATACAAGCAGTAGTTTAACCTTACGTACTGGCGCTGGCAAAGACTATAACCAAATACGCCAAATTCCTCATGGCAGAAATATTCAGGTATTAGATAGTACCGGTAGTAGAGATGGTTTCCGCTGGTTCAATGTTTCCTACAGAGGAAATTCTGGATGGGTTCGTTCTGATTACGTTTGCACTCGCTAG
- a CDS encoding L,D-transpeptidase: MLFRFILMSLSCVAIASCSANAQLKSPQVLDNQQSAKSTEKSPDKIASSTTDNLSNNNTNLSVNQEDKNDFTSPVGNLSDVSNSVEAEKSTKGNSKSQKYSATTGNYMKLLPTGQTNALGNPMYKLSLFANGQEVNSYMIVAGRANTQNRDRHRSGTEAPLPDGRYRVAKSTTPGTIVEAGDRFLPIQPLFRTGRSALGIHYDPSFNKNNGEDGTSGCIGLQTRDEFSEVLKYVRTYKPQFLDVAIK, from the coding sequence ATGTTGTTCCGATTCATCCTGATGTCTTTGAGTTGTGTGGCTATTGCAAGTTGCAGTGCCAATGCACAACTCAAGTCACCGCAAGTATTAGATAACCAACAATCAGCAAAAAGTACCGAAAAATCTCCTGATAAAATCGCATCTTCTACTACAGATAATTTGAGTAATAACAATACTAATTTGTCTGTAAATCAAGAAGATAAAAATGATTTTACTTCACCTGTGGGCAATTTATCAGATGTCTCAAATTCTGTAGAAGCTGAAAAATCTACCAAGGGTAATTCAAAATCCCAAAAGTATTCAGCCACAACAGGTAATTACATGAAGCTTCTGCCTACAGGTCAAACTAATGCACTGGGAAATCCAATGTATAAGTTAAGTCTTTTTGCTAATGGGCAAGAAGTTAATTCGTACATGATTGTCGCTGGACGAGCAAACACTCAAAACAGAGACAGACATCGCTCTGGTACAGAAGCACCACTACCAGATGGTAGATATCGGGTCGCCAAATCAACGACTCCCGGTACGATTGTCGAAGCAGGCGATCGCTTCTTGCCAATACAGCCACTATTTCGTACTGGTCGCTCCGCACTGGGTATCCATTATGACCCGTCTTTTAACAAAAACAACGGTGAAGATGGCACATCAGGGTGCATCGGATTACAAACTAGAGATGAATTCAGCGAAGTATTGAAATACGTCCGTACTTATAAACCTCAGTTCCTTGATGTCGCAATCAAGTAG
- a CDS encoding ATP-binding cassette domain-containing protein has product MALLKLENVSLSTQLQQKTQKRGISLPGYRILEDISFEVAAGDRIIVTGATGAGKTFLLRLLNRLSEPTSGKIFFQNQDYTQIPVIQLRQQIVMVNQEVRLLGMTVKDALAYPLKLRGLAKAEIQQRIAFWVEQLQIPDGWLERNEVQLSLGQKQLVAIARAIITQPLILLLDEPTSALDVGTSKQIIEILSQQTQTTIITATHQFELFQQSCDCLLYLANGRLISNQPANQVDWVDLKAKITQAETEDDF; this is encoded by the coding sequence GTGGCTCTACTAAAGCTAGAAAATGTCAGTTTATCGACGCAATTACAGCAAAAAACTCAAAAACGGGGAATTAGCCTACCTGGTTATCGGATTTTAGAAGATATTTCCTTTGAAGTTGCAGCAGGCGATCGCATAATCGTTACAGGTGCCACTGGTGCAGGAAAAACTTTTTTGCTACGTTTACTCAATCGCCTCAGCGAACCCACTAGTGGTAAGATTTTTTTCCAAAACCAGGATTATACCCAAATTCCTGTGATTCAACTACGTCAACAGATTGTGATGGTGAATCAGGAAGTTAGATTATTGGGAATGACTGTAAAAGATGCATTAGCTTACCCGTTAAAACTTCGGGGTTTAGCAAAAGCAGAGATTCAACAGCGAATTGCTTTCTGGGTTGAACAACTGCAAATACCTGATGGTTGGTTAGAAAGAAACGAAGTCCAACTATCTTTAGGGCAGAAACAGCTAGTAGCGATCGCACGGGCAATTATCACCCAACCACTAATTTTACTTCTAGATGAGCCAACTTCAGCCTTAGATGTTGGCACCTCAAAACAAATAATAGAAATATTAAGTCAACAAACACAAACAACCATCATTACAGCAACTCACCAATTTGAACTATTTCAGCAGTCATGCGATTGCTTATTATATTTAGCTAATGGTCGGTTGATATCTAATCAGCCAGCAAACCAAGTTGACTGGGTAGATTTAAAAGCCAAAATTACCCAAGCTGAGACTGAAGACGACTTTTAA
- a CDS encoding Uma2 family endonuclease, producing MTSTPETFSPIIPTTFPDHTQLPESDGTFVKNFQEHPQSILLTDSITPTLQRLHPNGDYAIGQDCGIYWRMTDPPEKGAEAPDWFYVPNVAPLINNEIRRSYVLWQEIIPPLIVLEFVSGDGSQERDKTPWTGKFWVYEQVIRPAFYGIYEVSKSQVEVYHLIENRYELLPPNQRGHFPIPPLGIELGIWQGQYQNLTLPWLRWWDSEGNLLLTGEARAEQEKERADTTETLLQEERKQRQLAEQKAEILAQKLREMGINPDE from the coding sequence ATGACTTCTACTCCAGAAACATTCTCTCCCATAATACCTACAACTTTTCCTGACCATACGCAACTACCAGAGTCAGATGGAACTTTCGTGAAAAACTTTCAAGAACATCCCCAAAGCATCTTACTTACAGATTCCATTACTCCCACACTCCAAAGATTACACCCAAACGGTGACTACGCCATTGGTCAAGATTGTGGTATTTACTGGAGAATGACCGATCCACCAGAAAAAGGTGCAGAAGCACCAGATTGGTTTTATGTGCCTAATGTTGCACCACTAATCAACAATGAAATTCGCCGATCCTATGTTTTGTGGCAAGAAATTATTCCCCCGCTCATTGTTTTAGAGTTTGTTTCAGGAGATGGTTCTCAAGAGCGAGATAAAACCCCTTGGACGGGTAAATTTTGGGTTTATGAGCAAGTCATCCGACCAGCTTTCTATGGCATTTATGAGGTGAGTAAAAGCCAAGTGGAAGTTTATCATCTCATCGAAAACCGTTACGAATTACTTCCACCAAACCAAAGGGGACATTTTCCCATACCTCCCCTTGGTATAGAATTGGGGATTTGGCAAGGTCAATATCAAAATCTTACCTTACCCTGGTTGCGTTGGTGGGATAGTGAAGGTAATTTACTATTAACAGGTGAAGCACGAGCCGAACAAGAAAAAGAACGAGCGGATACAACAGAAACTTTGCTTCAGGAAGAACGCAAACAACGGCAGTTAGCAGAGCAAAAAGCAGAAATTTTAGCTCAAAAATTGAGGGAGATGGGTATTAATCCCGATGAATGA
- a CDS encoding ABC transporter ATP-binding protein — protein sequence MFVKLNRNLKRISYLSRTLNLVWNASRNWTLAWITLLLIQGLLPAASVYLTGWLVNSLVKSVGTGIAWDNIQAVIIPAGLMALVLLITQILGSMTEWVRTAQSELVQDHISSLVHAQSMAIDLGCYESSEYHDNLNRARSGAGGRSLALLENMGSLAQNSITLLTMAAVLLTYGIWLPLFLLFSSLPALYVVLQLNQRYHRWWRKTTIDRRWLEYYEVLLTESSFAPEMRLFKLGENFQSAYQSLRRRLRGENIKLVRDQAFGKLLAGLVTLAITAVALGVMGRQVLLGLVTLGDLALFYQAFNQGQGLMQAVLSNLGQIYKNALFIEDLFKFLQIQPQVIDPIQAIPVPAKFTKEIRFNDITFFYPGCDRAILQDFNLTIPAGKIIAIVGDNGAGKSTLIKLLCRFYDPASGSIEIDGVDIRNFAIDELRRQITVLFQSPVPFFVTAAENIAMGNLSAVSDIDEITLAAKNAGAHDSITRLPQGYDSMLGKWFPGGNDLSGGEWQRLALARSFFRRAQMIILDEPTSAMDPWAEHDWLERFRALAKNRTAIVITHRFTLAMRADIIHVMRSGQIVESGTHNQLLAKDGLYAQSWQSQMQADSSVVV from the coding sequence TTGTTTGTTAAATTAAATCGTAATCTAAAAAGAATATCTTATTTATCCCGGACTTTAAATTTAGTTTGGAATGCATCGCGCAATTGGACTTTAGCCTGGATAACTTTACTACTCATCCAAGGTTTACTCCCTGCTGCCTCAGTCTATCTAACAGGTTGGCTGGTAAATAGTTTAGTTAAATCGGTTGGTACGGGAATCGCTTGGGATAACATCCAAGCTGTGATTATTCCAGCGGGACTGATGGCGCTTGTTTTACTAATAACCCAAATTCTCGGAAGTATGACAGAATGGGTGCGGACGGCTCAATCTGAGTTGGTACAAGACCATATTAGTAGTTTAGTTCATGCCCAATCGATGGCGATTGATTTGGGTTGCTACGAGTCTTCTGAATACCACGATAACTTGAATCGGGCGCGTAGTGGTGCTGGTGGACGTTCTCTGGCTTTGCTGGAAAATATGGGTAGTTTGGCGCAAAATAGCATCACGCTGCTGACGATGGCGGCTGTGTTGTTGACCTATGGGATTTGGCTGCCGTTGTTTTTATTGTTTAGTTCTTTACCAGCCTTATATGTAGTTTTACAGTTAAATCAGCGCTACCATCGCTGGTGGCGAAAAACCACGATTGACCGTAGATGGCTGGAATACTACGAAGTTTTGCTAACTGAAAGCAGCTTTGCGCCAGAAATGCGGCTATTTAAGTTAGGAGAAAATTTTCAGTCTGCGTATCAAAGTTTGCGACGACGGTTACGTGGTGAAAATATTAAGTTAGTGCGAGATCAAGCTTTTGGCAAGCTGTTAGCTGGGTTGGTGACACTGGCAATAACCGCTGTCGCGCTTGGTGTGATGGGGAGACAAGTGTTACTGGGTTTGGTGACACTGGGTGACTTGGCTCTATTTTACCAGGCATTTAACCAGGGACAAGGTTTGATGCAGGCTGTGTTGAGTAACTTGGGACAAATTTATAAAAATGCTCTATTTATTGAAGATTTATTCAAATTCTTGCAGATACAACCCCAAGTAATCGATCCGATTCAAGCGATTCCCGTACCTGCCAAATTTACTAAAGAGATTCGATTTAACGATATTACGTTCTTTTATCCCGGATGCGATCGCGCTATTCTCCAAGACTTTAATTTGACGATTCCCGCAGGGAAAATTATTGCCATCGTGGGGGATAATGGGGCTGGTAAAAGTACCCTAATTAAGTTGTTGTGTCGTTTTTACGATCCGGCTTCTGGTAGCATCGAAATTGATGGTGTTGATATTCGTAACTTTGCAATTGATGAACTTCGCCGTCAAATCACCGTTTTATTCCAATCTCCCGTACCATTTTTCGTGACTGCTGCCGAAAACATCGCTATGGGTAACTTGTCAGCAGTATCAGATATAGATGAAATTACATTAGCAGCAAAGAATGCCGGAGCGCATGATTCAATCACCCGATTACCCCAAGGTTATGATTCGATGCTGGGGAAATGGTTTCCTGGTGGGAATGATTTAAGTGGTGGTGAATGGCAAAGATTAGCACTTGCCCGCTCATTTTTCCGTCGCGCTCAAATGATTATACTTGATGAACCAACCAGCGCTATGGATCCTTGGGCTGAACATGATTGGTTAGAAAGATTCCGCGCTTTAGCTAAAAACCGCACCGCAATCGTGATTACTCACCGTTTTACTTTAGCCATGCGGGCAGATATTATTCATGTTATGCGCTCAGGTCAAATTGTAGAATCAGGTACTCACAATCAACTTTTAGCTAAAGATGGGTTGTATGCTCAATCTTGGCAATCACAAATGCAAGCTGATAGTAGCGTTGTTGTTTGA
- a CDS encoding Hpr(Ser) kinase/phosphatase: MFIYTAYNLCVHSQIPFPELISSEAIPETIEKLKLPDVVISLRQISDLEAESANGENCFLGIIEDGTAQVCRFLVEFGQQIVVEPTPGIEEDILHPLILGPIFAILLRQRGLLALHASCVVIDNGAVAFLGYSGWGKSTLANAFYNQGYSLLTDDVMAIQVGAKDVITFPGYPYVRLLPDSAASLGYEFEKLDFIHTGALKRNNILTQGFPEKPLPLKRVYVLENIGRSHNQIEPIQPQEAFVEMLRHSRVTNVLTNEDFVSSHLRQCTELIKKVPISRLKRQHSLAALPDLVKLIEEDLLQNKNIETNALKV, encoded by the coding sequence GTGTTTATTTATACTGCTTATAATCTTTGTGTTCACTCTCAGATACCTTTCCCTGAACTTATTTCTTCTGAAGCAATACCAGAGACGATTGAGAAACTAAAGTTACCAGATGTGGTGATTTCCCTCCGCCAAATCAGCGATTTGGAAGCTGAATCTGCCAACGGAGAAAACTGCTTTTTAGGAATAATCGAAGATGGTACGGCTCAAGTATGTAGGTTCTTGGTAGAGTTTGGGCAGCAGATTGTTGTTGAACCCACTCCAGGAATTGAAGAAGACATTCTGCACCCTCTTATTTTAGGACCAATTTTTGCAATCCTCCTTCGGCAGCGAGGGTTATTAGCTCTACATGCTAGTTGCGTTGTTATTGACAATGGGGCTGTTGCATTCTTGGGTTATTCAGGATGGGGTAAGTCAACCTTGGCGAATGCTTTCTACAACCAAGGATATAGTTTGCTCACCGATGATGTGATGGCAATTCAGGTTGGAGCCAAAGATGTAATTACCTTTCCAGGCTACCCCTATGTAAGACTTTTGCCTGATTCTGCGGCATCTTTGGGCTATGAGTTTGAAAAATTAGATTTTATTCATACCGGAGCACTGAAGCGAAATAATATCCTCACCCAAGGCTTTCCCGAAAAGCCTTTGCCACTGAAGCGAGTTTACGTGCTGGAGAATATTGGGCGATCGCATAATCAAATTGAGCCTATCCAACCTCAAGAGGCTTTTGTTGAAATGCTGCGTCATTCACGAGTTACAAATGTATTGACAAATGAGGATTTCGTTAGTTCTCATTTAAGACAATGTACCGAACTAATTAAAAAAGTGCCTATTTCTCGCTTAAAGAGACAACATTCACTCGCTGCACTTCCTGATTTGGTGAAACTCATAGAAGAAGATTTACTCCAAAACAAAAATATTGAAACAAATGCTTTAAAAGTTTAG
- a CDS encoding lasso peptide: MKTAYSSPRLINHGNVSQVTQANLANKTSDLLFGTVQGTVPGNGGSLDACIFPKNDSRCKGANLN, encoded by the coding sequence ATGAAAACAGCATACAGCTCACCAAGACTAATCAATCACGGTAATGTAAGTCAAGTTACCCAAGCCAACCTTGCCAACAAAACAAGTGACTTACTTTTTGGAACAGTACAAGGTACTGTTCCTGGTAATGGTGGCTCCCTAGATGCTTGCATCTTTCCTAAAAACGATTCAAGATGCAAAGGTGCAAATCTGAACTAG